One region of Sebastes fasciatus isolate fSebFas1 chromosome 1, fSebFas1.pri, whole genome shotgun sequence genomic DNA includes:
- the LOC141777588 gene encoding regulator of G-protein signaling 9-binding protein, protein MSRWRRSVDELAARRRQQSECERAQEALSRVTSCFQQLAASLGSSADCSFLREEMDDTRALAHQISSGLSRRLVRLLSDCDSAPSGVEERQASERLWVLFLSALDNFLFDLRKACYLIGRFPLSQRYDRRSLVNTGCIDGVVGVAARVASVQAPWITLEEELSPDLINHIAGLEAMLSEMQLRVPVAFWSVEATQPAWAEACGELYEPDDTLEDLMEVEVVSNNSNNMAACCQPPCCGLGCVG, encoded by the exons ATGAGCCGGTGGCGTCGTTCAGTGGACGAGCTGGCGGcgcggcggcggcagcagagTGAGTGTGAGCGTGCTCAGGAGGCTCTCAGTCgggtcacttcctgtttccagcAGCTGGCGGCGTCACTCGGCAGCTCGGCAGACTGCAGCTTCCTGCGAGAAGAGATGGATGACACGAGAGCACTAGCACACCAAATCTCCAGCG gtctGTCCCGGCGGCTGGTGCGTCTGCTGTCAGATTGTGACTCCGCCCCCTCAGGTGTGGAGGAAAGACAGGCGTCAGAGCGTCTGTGGGTTCTCTTCCTGTCGGCGTTAGACAACTTCCTGTTTGACCTCCGTAAGGCCTGCTATCTGATTGGACGGTTCCCTCTGAGCCAGCGCTACGACAGACGCTCGCTAGTCAACACAG gGTGTATTGATGGTGTGGTGGGCGTGGCAGCTCGAGTGGCTTCAGTCCAGGCACCATGGATCACcttggaggaggagctgagccCTGATCTGATCAATCACATCGCAGGACTTGAGGCCATGCTGAGTGAGATGCAGCTGAGG GTTCCTGTCGCGTTCTGGTCGGTAGAGGCGACCCAGCCAGCATGGGCCGAAGCATGTGGTGAACTGTATGAACCAGACGACACCTTGGAGGACCTGATGGAGGTTGAGGTTGTctccaacaacagcaacaacatggCTGCATGTTGCCAGCCACCGTGCTGTGGACTGGGCTGTGTCGGGTAG